The Vibrio rhizosphaerae genome includes a region encoding these proteins:
- the gnd gene encoding decarboxylating NADP(+)-dependent phosphogluconate dehydrogenase, with the protein MKGDIGVIGLAVMGQNLILNMNDHGFTVVAHNRTTSKVDEFLAGPAKGTNIIGAYSLEELVEKLEQPRKVMLMVRAGSVVDAFIDQLVPLLDEGDIIIDGGNTNYPDTNRRVADLKEKGIHFIGTGVSGGEEGARFGPSIMPGGSPQAWPAVKPIFQAISAKTDAGEPCCDWVGNNGAGHFVKMVHNGIEYGDMQLITEAYQFMKDGLGLSHEEMQQTFSDWNETELNSYLIEITADILGYKDEDGSPLVEKILDTAGQKGTGKWTGINALDLGIPLTLISESVFARCLSALKDQRVAAEAQFGKTIEKVSGDKKEWLDALRQALLASKIISYAQGFMLMREASDENGWELNYGNVALMWRGGCIIRSAFLGNIRDAYDANPELAFLGADAYFKGILDNCLAAWRKVAAKSLEVGIPMPCTTSALTFLDGYTTARLPANLLQAQRDYFGAHTYERVDRPRGEFFHTNWTGTGGDTASTTYDV; encoded by the coding sequence ATGAAAGGCGATATAGGTGTTATTGGTCTCGCGGTCATGGGACAAAACCTGATTCTGAATATGAACGACCACGGTTTTACCGTCGTTGCACATAACCGGACCACATCCAAAGTCGATGAATTCTTAGCCGGCCCGGCTAAAGGTACCAACATTATCGGTGCTTATTCTTTGGAAGAGTTGGTTGAAAAATTAGAGCAACCACGCAAAGTAATGCTGATGGTCCGCGCCGGTTCTGTTGTTGATGCATTCATTGACCAATTAGTGCCACTGCTTGACGAAGGTGACATTATCATCGATGGCGGGAATACCAACTATCCGGATACCAACCGCCGCGTTGCCGACCTGAAAGAAAAAGGTATTCACTTCATCGGTACCGGTGTTTCCGGTGGTGAAGAAGGCGCTCGTTTTGGCCCTTCCATCATGCCGGGTGGTTCACCTCAGGCATGGCCAGCCGTCAAACCGATCTTCCAGGCAATTTCAGCCAAAACAGATGCCGGTGAACCTTGCTGTGACTGGGTTGGTAACAACGGTGCCGGCCACTTCGTTAAAATGGTGCACAACGGTATCGAATACGGTGACATGCAGCTCATCACTGAAGCATACCAATTCATGAAAGACGGTCTGGGCCTGAGTCATGAAGAGATGCAACAAACGTTCAGTGACTGGAATGAAACGGAGCTGAATAGTTACTTAATCGAGATCACCGCCGATATTCTGGGCTATAAAGATGAAGACGGCAGCCCGCTGGTTGAGAAGATTCTTGATACTGCCGGCCAGAAAGGGACCGGTAAATGGACAGGTATCAATGCCTTAGATCTTGGTATCCCTCTGACATTGATCAGTGAATCCGTCTTTGCGCGTTGTCTGTCAGCGCTCAAAGATCAGCGTGTTGCGGCTGAAGCTCAATTTGGTAAAACCATCGAGAAAGTCAGTGGCGATAAGAAAGAATGGCTTGATGCGCTGCGTCAGGCGCTGCTGGCTTCAAAAATCATCTCTTACGCACAAGGCTTTATGCTGATGCGCGAAGCATCTGATGAAAACGGCTGGGAACTGAACTACGGTAACGTGGCACTGATGTGGCGCGGCGGTTGTATCATCCGTTCTGCATTCCTCGGTAATATCCGTGATGCTTATGATGCCAACCCAGAACTCGCGTTCTTAGGCGCTGATGCTTACTTCAAAGGCATTCTGGATAACTGTCTGGCAGCATGGCGTAAAGTCGCGGCCAAGTCTCTGGAAGTCGGTATTCCAATGCCTTGTACCACATCGGCACTGACATTCCTTGACGGTTATACCACCGCTCGTTTACCGGCGAACCTGCTTCAGGCACAGCGTGACTACTTCGGTGCGCATACTTATGAGCGTGTTGACCGTCCACGGGGTGAATTCTTCCACACCAACTGGACAGGCACCGGTGGTGATACGGCATCAACCACTTACGACGTCTAA
- the pgl gene encoding 6-phosphogluconolactonase codes for MIKHKIFQTADDVVHSLADDLKTYSEQGRPVHISLSGGSTPKMLFKLLASAPYATSIQWQNLHFWWGDERCVAPDDAESNYGEANALLFSQIQIPAENIHRILGENDPKSEADRFAQEMLATIPTQDGIPVFDWILLGVGADGHTASLFPGATNYQAPALAIVASHPESGQLRVSKSARVLEAAKRISYLVLGAGKADIVHEIHTTAADALPYPAAKVQSSQGETEWYLDKDAAAKIA; via the coding sequence ATGATCAAGCACAAAATTTTTCAAACTGCCGATGATGTCGTGCATTCACTTGCTGACGACTTAAAAACGTATAGTGAACAGGGCCGTCCGGTTCATATCTCGCTGTCGGGTGGCAGCACGCCAAAAATGTTATTCAAGCTGCTGGCCTCTGCGCCTTATGCCACATCAATTCAGTGGCAAAACCTCCACTTCTGGTGGGGTGATGAGCGCTGTGTCGCACCGGATGATGCAGAAAGTAACTACGGCGAAGCCAATGCGTTATTGTTCAGCCAGATTCAAATCCCGGCGGAGAACATTCACCGGATTTTAGGGGAAAATGACCCGAAATCAGAAGCTGACCGTTTCGCACAAGAGATGCTGGCGACCATCCCGACTCAAGATGGCATCCCGGTGTTTGACTGGATTCTGTTGGGCGTCGGTGCTGACGGTCATACCGCATCACTGTTCCCCGGTGCCACCAATTATCAAGCGCCTGCACTCGCTATCGTGGCCTCTCATCCTGAGTCAGGCCAGTTACGCGTGTCGAAAAGCGCGCGCGTCCTTGAAGCAGCCAAACGTATCAGTTACTTGGTTCTGGGCGCCGGTAAGGCAGACATTGTTCATGAAATTCACACCACTGCTGCAGATGCATTACCTTATCCTGCGGCTAAAGTTCAGTCATCTCAGGGAGAGACTGAGTGGTATTTAGATAAAGATGCAGCAGCAAAGATTGCGTGA
- the zwf gene encoding glucose-6-phosphate dehydrogenase: MVIPENSSIVIFGASGDLTYRKLIPALYHLYANNQLPKSFAILGVSRTEYSDDSYRERLKKTLQELEKTEPETLEAFCQHLHYQAIDTANVEDYKTLSERLDTLADQYKFEQRNTLFYLATPPSLYGVIPGCLAAHGLNDEAQGWKRLIIEKPFGYDLKSAQELDIEIHRHFKEHQIYRIDHYLGKETVQNLLVFRFANGMFEPLWNRNFIDYVEITGAEFLGVEERGGYYDNSGAVRDMFQNHLLQVLAMVTMEPPAAINADSIRNEVNKALQSLQPLSDQDLEQNLVLGQYTESEVRGKFLPGYRNEHGVAEDSRTETYVALKMFINNWRWNGVPFYVRSGKRLPTRVTEVVIHFKRTPHPVFAQNAPENKLVIRIQPDEGILMCFGLKEPGAGFRAKEASMDFHYTSLEETKMLTAYERLLLDALNGDATLFARTDAVEACWKFVQPILDYKQDPTSLYGYACGTWGPKESDELLQRDGREWRFPCKNLTNTDYCEL; this comes from the coding sequence ATGGTAATACCTGAAAACAGCAGCATCGTGATTTTCGGTGCTTCCGGCGATCTCACTTACCGCAAACTTATTCCTGCCTTATATCATCTATATGCAAACAATCAGTTACCAAAATCATTTGCAATTTTAGGTGTAAGTCGGACTGAATATAGTGATGATTCCTACCGGGAAAGATTGAAGAAAACTCTGCAAGAGCTGGAAAAGACCGAGCCAGAAACGCTGGAAGCCTTTTGTCAGCATCTTCACTATCAAGCCATTGATACCGCCAACGTCGAAGACTACAAAACTTTGTCTGAGCGACTGGATACACTGGCCGATCAATACAAATTCGAGCAACGCAACACCTTGTTCTATCTGGCGACTCCGCCAAGCTTGTATGGCGTGATCCCCGGTTGTCTGGCCGCCCACGGGCTGAACGATGAAGCGCAAGGCTGGAAACGTCTGATTATCGAAAAACCCTTCGGTTATGATCTCAAGTCAGCGCAAGAACTGGATATCGAAATTCACCGTCACTTCAAAGAACATCAAATCTACCGTATCGACCATTATCTGGGCAAAGAGACCGTGCAAAACCTGCTGGTTTTCCGCTTTGCAAACGGGATGTTTGAACCGCTCTGGAACCGCAACTTCATCGACTATGTCGAAATCACCGGCGCTGAATTCCTTGGGGTAGAAGAGCGTGGCGGATACTACGACAACTCCGGTGCCGTGCGGGACATGTTCCAGAACCACTTACTGCAAGTGCTGGCGATGGTCACCATGGAGCCACCAGCCGCAATCAATGCTGACTCAATCCGTAATGAAGTCAACAAAGCATTGCAAAGTTTACAGCCACTCAGCGATCAGGATCTCGAGCAAAACTTAGTCCTCGGACAATACACGGAATCTGAAGTCCGTGGGAAATTCCTGCCGGGCTATCGCAATGAACACGGCGTCGCAGAAGATTCACGCACCGAAACCTACGTCGCGCTGAAAATGTTTATCAACAACTGGCGCTGGAACGGCGTGCCGTTTTATGTCCGTAGCGGGAAGAGACTACCGACCCGCGTGACCGAAGTCGTGATTCATTTCAAACGCACCCCGCACCCGGTATTTGCGCAAAACGCGCCAGAAAACAAACTCGTAATCCGAATCCAGCCCGACGAAGGCATTTTGATGTGCTTCGGCCTCAAAGAGCCGGGCGCCGGTTTCCGCGCTAAAGAAGCATCAATGGACTTCCACTATACCTCGCTGGAAGAAACCAAAATGCTTACTGCGTATGAGCGTCTCTTGCTCGATGCCTTAAATGGCGACGCCACACTATTTGCCCGCACAGATGCGGTTGAAGCTTGTTGGAAATTTGTTCAGCCAATTCTGGACTACAAACAAGACCCAACCTCTTTATATGGATATGCCTGTGGGACATGGGGCCCTAAAGAATCGGATGAACTGCTGCAAAGAGATGGCAGAGAATGGCGATTCCCCTGTAAAAACTTAACCAATACGGATTATTGCGAATTATGA
- a CDS encoding HD domain-containing phosphohydrolase → MKLRRYSLSLHIGSLFLILTSIVGGVLILISYNHAQALLAETAKQLSYENSRKIETEYKQSIGPILTTLDFLAFSTFVEKEHSPIDDKRWLASMALVFQKNPNLVALYFADNNGDFTIMRPLLDEQELRRFGAPKNAALYAQQTQINGQNDIFFLDEQFQQISHRQTFDNQFDPRERPWFLSAQHDGKIRLTEPYFFYFLKTHGVTLSRRSPDGQKVVGADFTLDSLSKQIDAIGFTENTKLILFDQKYNVLAQHEAGVSVNNTPAENRTKLEKSLFTPILHRMSSQVIYETVNDGDKDWSLTLTPVTLNPYVTLMLAEAAPHDALLSNLLSMRDQQLKVVIILLIVCFLAVGIIASRLARPLKNLVQLSDNITRFEFKKTRYPKSIIKEVANLSQSLQLMEHTLHDLLKLLHNTASNYDFNTLAKTLTQQSYQITRAETIVLYLFSNETESFITLTNHAIIPFKIDINDLLNETPWLKSQLQKDEVVHLSKQDNAIKKYRDQLFNTDVYLFPLLNRRQQLIGILNLGYERPITQAQSDKHAFLRELMSFAQIAKDNIDTLQQQKEVFYAFIELIASAVDTKSPQTRGHSQRVPKLVEWLAEATVTDTHYYPYFKMDTAQWEELHVASWLHDCGKITTPEYIFNKATKLETIYNRIHEIRMRFELLKLQAETDYWKGLAEGKDQTTLLAALEATHQTLDEEFHFVAQCNLGDEPMTNEKIERLHQIAQRSWKRTLDDQAGISLVEKQRAGQSRSLPVMEKLLDDKPSHCVTWESGNYSQETPQETWQDRFSLKPGKLLYNRGELHNLSVRHGALTEEEQFILNSHTVQTLMLLERLPYPEHLKNIPKIAACHHERMDGHGFPRGLTGEELSIQARIIAVADVFESLTFSGSPNPQVIRLSDVIERMTDMAVNGHLDPRLYLLFLENQLYQRYADTFMEEQSMTQIDSDAHIKRVKQYLRTMTHQ, encoded by the coding sequence ATGAAATTACGTCGCTACTCTCTTAGTCTTCATATTGGCAGTTTATTCCTGATATTAACTTCAATCGTTGGTGGCGTATTAATCCTGATCAGTTACAACCATGCACAAGCATTACTGGCTGAAACCGCCAAACAGCTTAGCTATGAGAACAGCCGTAAAATCGAGACCGAATATAAGCAAAGTATTGGTCCGATCCTCACCACACTCGATTTCCTTGCCTTTAGCACGTTTGTCGAAAAGGAGCATTCACCGATTGATGACAAGCGTTGGCTGGCATCAATGGCATTGGTGTTTCAAAAAAATCCCAATTTAGTGGCGCTCTACTTTGCCGACAACAATGGCGATTTCACCATCATGCGGCCTCTTTTGGATGAGCAGGAGCTAAGACGTTTCGGAGCGCCAAAGAATGCGGCATTGTATGCTCAACAAACGCAGATCAACGGGCAGAATGACATCTTCTTCCTTGATGAACAGTTCCAGCAGATTAGTCATCGCCAGACCTTTGATAACCAGTTTGACCCGCGAGAACGCCCTTGGTTTCTCTCCGCGCAGCATGATGGAAAAATCCGACTGACAGAGCCCTACTTCTTTTATTTTCTGAAAACCCACGGTGTCACTCTGTCCCGCCGATCGCCTGACGGACAAAAAGTTGTCGGTGCCGATTTCACCCTGGATTCGTTATCGAAACAGATCGACGCCATCGGCTTCACTGAGAATACCAAACTCATCCTGTTCGATCAGAAGTATAACGTGTTAGCACAGCATGAGGCCGGTGTCTCAGTCAACAATACGCCGGCAGAGAATCGCACCAAGCTGGAAAAGTCATTATTTACGCCGATTCTCCATCGCATGAGTAGTCAGGTCATTTATGAAACCGTCAATGACGGCGACAAAGATTGGTCTCTAACGTTGACGCCGGTGACATTAAACCCATACGTCACTTTAATGTTAGCAGAAGCGGCCCCGCACGATGCGCTGTTATCTAATTTATTATCAATGCGGGATCAGCAATTAAAAGTCGTGATTATTCTGCTCATCGTCTGTTTTTTAGCAGTCGGCATCATTGCATCGAGACTCGCCCGACCGTTAAAAAATCTCGTACAGCTTTCCGACAACATTACTCGGTTTGAATTTAAGAAAACGCGTTATCCCAAATCGATCATCAAAGAGGTGGCCAACTTATCTCAATCGTTGCAGTTAATGGAGCACACCCTGCATGATTTACTCAAATTACTCCACAATACCGCCAGTAATTATGATTTCAATACACTGGCAAAGACGCTGACCCAGCAGAGCTATCAGATCACCCGGGCAGAAACGATTGTCCTGTATTTATTCTCGAATGAAACCGAATCATTTATCACCCTGACCAATCATGCCATCATTCCATTTAAGATTGATATCAATGACTTACTCAATGAAACACCATGGCTCAAATCACAATTACAAAAAGATGAAGTAGTCCACCTCAGTAAACAAGACAACGCCATCAAAAAGTATCGCGATCAGCTGTTTAACACGGATGTTTATCTGTTCCCGCTGTTAAACCGGCGTCAGCAACTGATCGGGATTCTCAATCTGGGTTATGAACGCCCGATTACTCAGGCACAATCAGACAAACACGCCTTCCTGCGCGAGCTGATGAGCTTTGCTCAAATCGCAAAAGATAATATCGACACGCTGCAACAGCAAAAAGAGGTGTTCTACGCTTTTATTGAGCTGATCGCGTCCGCAGTGGATACCAAATCCCCCCAGACACGCGGCCACTCTCAACGGGTACCGAAACTGGTGGAATGGTTAGCTGAAGCAACCGTCACCGATACCCATTACTATCCTTATTTCAAAATGGATACTGCACAATGGGAAGAGTTACACGTTGCATCGTGGCTGCATGACTGCGGCAAAATCACCACCCCAGAATATATCTTCAACAAAGCCACCAAACTTGAAACCATTTATAACCGGATTCATGAAATTCGGATGCGTTTTGAGCTGCTCAAACTTCAGGCTGAAACCGATTACTGGAAAGGATTGGCGGAAGGCAAAGATCAGACAACGCTGCTCGCAGCGCTTGAGGCGACTCACCAAACATTGGATGAAGAGTTCCACTTCGTTGCGCAATGTAATCTCGGTGATGAACCGATGACCAATGAAAAAATCGAGCGATTACATCAAATTGCACAACGCAGCTGGAAGCGGACATTGGATGATCAGGCGGGTATCAGTCTGGTGGAAAAACAACGCGCTGGCCAATCACGGTCTCTGCCCGTGATGGAAAAATTACTTGATGATAAGCCGAGTCACTGTGTCACTTGGGAATCCGGCAACTATTCGCAAGAAACACCACAAGAAACATGGCAGGATCGGTTCTCGCTCAAGCCGGGAAAACTGCTCTATAACCGGGGAGAACTGCATAATTTATCCGTCCGCCACGGCGCATTAACCGAAGAAGAACAGTTCATCCTCAACTCGCATACCGTGCAGACCCTGATGCTACTGGAACGCTTACCCTATCCCGAGCACCTGAAAAATATTCCGAAAATTGCAGCGTGTCATCATGAACGGATGGATGGTCATGGATTCCCCAGAGGCTTAACCGGTGAAGAGCTGTCGATTCAAGCCAGAATTATCGCAGTGGCTGACGTCTTCGAATCCCTGACCTTCAGTGGGTCCCCCAATCCACAAGTCATCCGGTTGTCAGATGTCATCGAGCGGATGACGGACATGGCCGTCAACGGCCACTTGGATCCCCGACTCTATTTATTATTTCTGGAAAACCAACTGTATCAGCGTTATGCCGATACATTTATGGAAGAACAATCCATGACGCAGATTGACTCAGATGCCCACATCAAACGCGTGAAACAATACCTGAGGACGATGACACATCAGTGA